From Candidatus Poribacteria bacterium, one genomic window encodes:
- the groES gene encoding co-chaperone GroES, whose product MALTPLGDRILIRRTEEDEQTTSGGIIIPDTAKEKPQEGEVIAVGHGRLLENGDRQPIDVAAGDKILFGKYSGTEVTYENEELLILREDDILAKIS is encoded by the coding sequence ATGGCACTCACGCCGTTAGGTGATCGGATCTTAATCCGTCGCACTGAAGAAGACGAGCAGACAACCAGTGGCGGGATTATCATCCCTGACACTGCGAAAGAGAAACCCCAAGAAGGCGAAGTCATCGCTGTTGGACACGGTCGCTTGCTTGAAAATGGCGATCGGCAACCCATTGACGTTGCAGCTGGAGATAAAATTCTATTTGGGAAATACTCCGGCACAGAAGTGACCTATGAAAATGAAGAGCTGCTGATTCTACGCGAAGATGACATCCTGGCGAAGATTAGCTAA
- a CDS encoding Gfo/Idh/MocA family oxidoreductase, producing MALKWGVLGAGSVAQRRAMPAITKAKEAELHALLSRDAARAQQLATEYGARTSYTTVEELLSDEALDAIYISTPVYLHCEQVIAAAERGFHVLCDKPMAMNTEECQRMIDACQANGVHLQICFLFRFHSCFQQIKKWVTEGRLGQIVQARVPFLKPFPIPPGAWRGKPEQGGGGSLMDLGSHGVDLLRYIVGEVSQVSTFCNSVLHRYDVEETGTIMMRFENGAQGFVDTSFAAAGCDLIIEIYGTDGWVWVYNDDGWKINLSVSGGSQLIESQFEDLYQLQFGHFARCVMGEEQPIVTGADGLRTNRILAAAYESDRTGKAISCSVA from the coding sequence ATGGCATTAAAATGGGGAGTGCTTGGCGCGGGAAGCGTTGCACAACGCCGGGCTATGCCAGCAATAACTAAAGCGAAAGAGGCGGAGCTTCATGCGCTACTTTCTAGAGATGCAGCGCGTGCCCAACAGCTTGCCACAGAGTATGGCGCACGGACTTCCTATACAACGGTCGAGGAACTCCTATCGGATGAGGCGCTGGATGCAATCTATATCTCAACGCCTGTATATCTGCACTGTGAGCAGGTAATCGCGGCTGCGGAACGCGGTTTCCATGTGCTCTGCGATAAGCCGATGGCGATGAATACGGAGGAGTGCCAACGGATGATCGACGCTTGCCAAGCGAACGGTGTGCATCTGCAAATCTGCTTCCTGTTCCGCTTCCACTCCTGTTTTCAGCAGATAAAGAAATGGGTAACCGAGGGGCGTTTAGGACAAATTGTCCAAGCACGGGTGCCTTTTCTTAAGCCGTTTCCAATCCCGCCGGGCGCGTGGCGTGGTAAGCCGGAACAGGGCGGCGGTGGTAGTCTGATGGATCTTGGATCGCACGGAGTGGATCTCTTACGCTATATCGTCGGTGAGGTCAGCCAGGTAAGTACATTCTGTAATAGTGTTCTCCACAGGTACGATGTTGAAGAGACCGGAACGATCATGATGCGTTTTGAGAACGGCGCTCAAGGGTTCGTGGACACTAGTTTCGCTGCTGCGGGGTGTGACCTTATTATCGAAATATACGGCACCGATGGGTGGGTCTGGGTCTACAATGATGATGGCTGGAAGATCAACCTCTCCGTCAGCGGCGGGTCTCAACTTATTGAATCTCAGTTTGAAGATCTTTACCAATTGCAATTTGGGCATTTTGCGAGGTGTGTGATGGGGGAAGAGCAACCGATTGTGACGGGGGCGGACGGGCTGCGCACCAACAGGATTCTGGCGGCAGCCTACGAATCAGATCGAACGGGGAAAGCTATTTCGTGTTCGGTGGCCTAG
- the rpsU gene encoding 30S ribosomal protein S21, giving the protein MIHVRVEPDETLDRALARFKKICGKAGIVTEIRRRSFYEKPSEKRRRLELKRQRKNKIRTFHTRQR; this is encoded by the coding sequence ATGATCCATGTCAGAGTAGAACCGGACGAGACACTTGATAGAGCCCTTGCTCGCTTCAAGAAGATATGCGGTAAAGCAGGTATCGTCACGGAAATCAGACGACGCAGCTTCTACGAGAAGCCGAGCGAAAAACGACGCCGCCTAGAGCTAAAACGGCAACGGAAAAATAAGATTCGCACTTTTCACACCAGACAACGATAA